In Dyadobacter subterraneus, a single genomic region encodes these proteins:
- a CDS encoding winged helix-turn-helix transcriptional regulator, giving the protein MYERKTLPDLNCGLDLIGEVLYGKWKMRLLWFINEGFQRPSELQRKIPGASRRVLNVQLKELESHELVGKIIYPVVPPKVEYYLTDFGKSLIPVIGAIGQWGDAHDQRLRSLIEKNIQHS; this is encoded by the coding sequence ATGTACGAAAGAAAAACATTACCCGACCTGAACTGCGGGCTAGACCTGATCGGTGAGGTGCTTTACGGCAAATGGAAAATGCGGCTTTTGTGGTTTATAAACGAAGGTTTTCAACGTCCCAGTGAGCTGCAAAGAAAAATTCCGGGGGCATCCCGGCGCGTGTTGAACGTACAGTTAAAGGAACTGGAAAGCCATGAGCTTGTTGGAAAAATCATTTATCCCGTTGTGCCGCCCAAAGTAGAGTATTATCTCACTGATTTCGGAAAATCGCTGATTCCGGTTATCGGAGCAATCGGGCAGTGGGGCGATGCGCATGACCAGCGCCTTCGGAGTCTTATTGAAAAGAATATCCAGCATAGTTAG
- a CDS encoding SDR family oxidoreductase, whose translation MQAGAKVIITARNKPEPENNDIYFIAADLSKPQGTRKVVDEVIDKFGRLDILINNMGGSETPGGGFAVLSDQDWELSFQTNMLAPVRLDRSFLPGMITRAEGVIIHIASIQAKLPLYDSTLPYAAAKAALVNYSKTLSNEVSSKGVRVLAVSPGWIMTTASGKMMERISKSSGGTLKEAESSVMNALGGIPFGRPAWPKEVAELVGFLVSPRAAYLTGTEYVIGCGTIPTI comes from the coding sequence TTGCAGGCGGGAGCTAAGGTGATCATTACCGCCAGAAATAAGCCGGAGCCGGAAAACAATGATATTTATTTCATCGCGGCAGATTTAAGCAAACCCCAGGGAACCCGGAAAGTAGTCGACGAAGTGATCGATAAATTTGGTCGGCTGGATATTTTGATCAATAATATGGGCGGTTCAGAAACGCCCGGCGGCGGATTTGCAGTGCTTTCAGACCAGGATTGGGAGTTATCTTTTCAGACCAACATGCTGGCACCTGTGCGGTTGGACCGTAGCTTTCTGCCAGGCATGATCACGCGCGCAGAAGGAGTCATCATCCACATTGCATCCATTCAGGCCAAACTGCCGCTATATGATTCCACGCTACCCTATGCGGCAGCGAAGGCCGCCCTTGTCAATTACAGCAAAACCCTGTCCAATGAAGTTTCGTCCAAAGGAGTTCGCGTGCTCGCCGTATCGCCTGGCTGGATTATGACCACAGCCTCCGGCAAGATGATGGAGCGGATATCAAAAAGCTCGGGCGGCACGCTAAAAGAAGCTGAAAGCAGCGTAATGAACGCGCTGGGCGGCATCCCTTTCGGAAGACCGGCCTGGCCGAAGGAAGTGGCCGAGCTGGTTGGCTTTCTTGTTTCTCCCAGGGCAGCATACCTGACTGGCACAGAATATGTGATTGGATGCGGCACCATACCTACGATCTAA
- a CDS encoding nuclear transport factor 2 family protein, translated as MQLPENIEGLIKAQNEFDSNAFAAYFTEQATVFDEGSSYSGRDEIRDWIQQATEKYKMQLKAVDFLQTGSKGKLTVEVAGTFPGSPALMQYHLELNDQLISSLKITA; from the coding sequence ATGCAACTCCCTGAAAACATTGAAGGCCTCATCAAGGCACAGAACGAATTCGATAGCAATGCATTTGCTGCGTATTTTACAGAACAGGCAACCGTTTTCGATGAAGGATCATCTTACTCAGGCAGAGACGAAATTAGGGATTGGATACAGCAGGCGACTGAAAAGTACAAGATGCAGTTGAAAGCGGTCGACTTCCTGCAAACCGGCTCGAAGGGAAAGCTCACTGTTGAAGTAGCCGGCACATTTCCGGGAAGTCCTGCCCTGATGCAATATCACCTGGAACTGAATGATCAACTGATCAGCTCTTTAAAAATCACTGCTTAA
- a CDS encoding alpha/beta fold hydrolase, with the protein MKTIALTIGFILMLFQSQFLFAQTRKPASLGREEYIEVEKNVKLHVIDLGQGQPVVLIHGWPLNNEMYEYQYQYLVEKGFRVIGISLRGFGKSDRPYGKYDFDTFSDDIKVVLEKLKIENATLGGFSMGSAVTLHFVTKYKGAHISKLALFGATGPSWKQREGYPYGITDQAAADLIKQTKTNREQLVAGFGKAFEGQQDGLSQESIKWLENINLNASPYATTQAITALGELDLRAELSKINMPVAIFHGVNDKLCDFSLAEQLNKAIKGSYIVKFEKGGHGLFLEEKDKFNSELEKFARK; encoded by the coding sequence ATGAAAACTATTGCATTGACCATCGGATTTATCTTAATGCTTTTCCAAAGTCAATTTTTATTTGCACAAACACGCAAGCCCGCATCCCTGGGAAGGGAAGAGTACATTGAAGTTGAAAAAAATGTTAAACTTCATGTAATAGATCTTGGCCAGGGGCAGCCGGTAGTACTCATACACGGATGGCCGCTGAACAATGAGATGTACGAATATCAATACCAGTACCTGGTTGAAAAAGGGTTCAGGGTTATCGGCATTTCCCTGCGCGGTTTTGGAAAATCCGACAGGCCGTACGGAAAATACGACTTCGACACATTTTCCGACGATATCAAAGTGGTGCTCGAAAAATTAAAAATTGAAAATGCAACCCTTGGAGGCTTTTCGATGGGCAGTGCCGTGACACTTCACTTTGTGACCAAATATAAAGGAGCACATATCAGCAAACTAGCCCTATTCGGTGCAACCGGCCCCTCATGGAAGCAACGCGAAGGCTATCCTTATGGCATCACCGACCAAGCTGCGGCTGACCTGATCAAGCAGACCAAAACCAACCGTGAGCAACTGGTTGCAGGTTTTGGAAAAGCCTTTGAGGGGCAACAAGACGGACTTTCCCAGGAGTCGATCAAATGGCTGGAAAATATCAATCTGAATGCATCGCCCTACGCTACCACACAGGCCATTACTGCACTTGGTGAGCTGGACCTGCGTGCTGAATTATCAAAAATTAATATGCCCGTTGCAATATTTCATGGGGTAAATGATAAATTGTGTGACTTTTCTCTGGCCGAACAGTTGAACAAAGCCATCAAAGGCTCCTACATCGTGAAATTTGAAAAGGGCGGACATGGATTATTCTTGGAGGAAAAGGATAAATTTAACTCCGAGCTCGAAAAATTTGCAAGAAAATAA
- a CDS encoding helix-turn-helix domain-containing protein, whose protein sequence is MSSTVFNNNLRTLGLLKVSQQQTDIINGPDYKQYIKILYLPAGYKIRVDFSCFDTQQPTLFFISPNQYLEIESAGEQSGYFIFYNRDFYCIQIHDQEVACDGLLFNNIGNMPKVEASQEETAFLESLFKEMIQEFKLNDSSLEEMVRTYLKQLLIRATRSWKRQHLKNAVTEQQSDLEFFRKFTRLVEEHYKSKHTVADYADFLCMAPKTITHKFNRLKLPQPNEVIKNRIILEAKRLLVHTSLTAKEIAYELGYNDPAYFSRLFQTKTGESPSGFRANFLG, encoded by the coding sequence ATGAGTTCAACCGTTTTCAACAATAATTTAAGAACGTTGGGATTACTGAAAGTAAGTCAGCAGCAGACAGACATCATTAACGGCCCTGACTATAAGCAGTACATCAAAATCCTTTATTTGCCGGCCGGATACAAGATCAGGGTAGATTTTTCCTGTTTCGACACGCAGCAGCCGACACTATTCTTTATTAGTCCTAACCAATATCTTGAAATAGAATCGGCAGGAGAGCAAAGCGGCTATTTCATCTTCTACAACCGTGATTTTTATTGCATTCAGATCCATGATCAGGAAGTGGCCTGCGATGGCCTGCTGTTCAACAATATCGGAAATATGCCCAAAGTAGAGGCTTCCCAGGAAGAAACCGCTTTTTTAGAAAGCTTATTCAAGGAAATGATCCAGGAATTCAAACTCAATGATAGCTCGCTGGAGGAAATGGTCAGGACCTACCTCAAACAACTGCTCATTCGGGCGACGCGCTCGTGGAAAAGACAGCATCTGAAAAATGCAGTGACTGAACAGCAAAGCGATCTTGAATTTTTCCGCAAATTCACCAGGCTCGTCGAAGAGCATTATAAATCCAAACACACCGTCGCCGATTACGCAGATTTTCTTTGCATGGCCCCAAAAACAATCACACATAAATTCAACCGTCTAAAACTGCCACAGCCCAATGAGGTAATCAAGAACCGGATTATTTTGGAAGCAAAACGGTTGCTGGTTCATACTTCCCTTACGGCAAAGGAAATTGCCTATGAACTTGGCTATAACGACCCGGCTTATTTCAGCAGACTGTTTCAAACGAAAACAGGCGAATCACCCTCGGGTTTCAGGGCAAACTTTTTGGGATAA
- a CDS encoding DapH/DapD/GlmU-related protein codes for MIDQQKQNNIFERMKAGTPISKDDADYSKFADVVSQTIRLCVEMNTSATDVEQVRAKLSEIMGTKVDDSTMIFPPFYTNFGRSISLGKNVFINHACSFLDIGGIVIEDDVQLGPRVNLTSENHPIDAADRKTLILKPVIIKRNAWIGAGATILAGVTVGENAIVAAGAVVSRDVPPNTIFAGVPARMIKTF; via the coding sequence ATGATTGATCAACAGAAACAAAATAATATTTTCGAAAGAATGAAGGCGGGCACGCCCATCAGCAAAGATGATGCAGATTACAGCAAGTTTGCTGATGTGGTCTCACAGACCATAAGGCTATGCGTTGAAATGAATACTTCGGCAACCGACGTGGAGCAGGTACGCGCTAAGCTGAGCGAAATAATGGGGACCAAAGTTGATGATTCTACGATGATATTTCCTCCATTTTACACCAATTTTGGAAGATCAATAAGCCTTGGTAAAAATGTATTTATTAACCATGCCTGCTCTTTTCTGGATATCGGAGGGATTGTCATTGAGGATGATGTTCAACTTGGTCCGAGAGTAAATCTTACTTCGGAAAACCATCCGATTGATGCCGCAGACCGAAAAACGCTCATTTTAAAACCGGTCATCATCAAGCGGAATGCCTGGATAGGTGCCGGGGCAACCATTCTGGCAGGCGTTACAGTTGGAGAAAACGCCATTGTAGCTGCCGGTGCAGTAGTGAGCCGGGATGTTCCGCCCAATACGATCTTTGCAGGTGTTCCTGCAAGAATGATAAAGACATTCTAA
- a CDS encoding cyclophilin-like fold protein yields the protein MKQSMLVLFPLVILLIGFMACKTANDSNITQNKEERNVNADTSSGGGRLKISIGSKTFKAALGSNQAVAAFKARMPMTAVMSELNGNEKLFNFSSKLPTNASNPGTIHAGDLMIYGSSTLVLFYKSFPTQYSYTRLGRIEDASGLAKAVGAGNVTITFELE from the coding sequence ATGAAACAGTCTATGCTGGTTTTATTTCCACTTGTCATTCTCTTAATTGGTTTCATGGCTTGTAAAACAGCTAACGATAGTAACATTACCCAAAACAAAGAAGAAAGAAACGTTAATGCTGATACTTCTTCTGGCGGCGGCCGGTTAAAAATCAGTATTGGTTCAAAAACTTTTAAGGCTGCACTGGGCAGTAACCAGGCTGTTGCCGCATTTAAAGCCAGAATGCCAATGACCGCTGTAATGAGTGAATTAAATGGAAATGAAAAGCTATTTAATTTTTCATCAAAGCTGCCAACCAATGCATCAAACCCTGGAACAATTCATGCAGGAGATTTGATGATTTATGGTTCGAGTACACTGGTGCTTTTTTATAAAAGTTTTCCAACGCAGTATTCCTATACACGTCTTGGGCGCATTGAGGATGCATCAGGTCTTGCAAAGGCAGTCGGTGCTGGCAATGTGACCATTACTTTTGAACTTGAATAA
- a CDS encoding NAD(P)-dependent alcohol dehydrogenase — protein MMKKTSRRKFMKQTAITGLVAFSPLQLFSQSQVSKSMRSNVKTKGFAGKDKHGKLQRWNFERRQVGDNDILIDIKYSGICHSDIHTIRGHWGPQQYPQVPGHEIAGIVAAVGKNVTKFKVGDKAGVGCMVNSCMQCESCKKGEEHHCETTGMTGTYGSPEKSSPTGITQGGYASNIVVTEHFAIKIPVAMDLKFAAPLLCAGITTYSPLMRAGIKKGDKIGVVGIGGLGHLAIKLAVSKGADVYAFTTSESKRSDILSFGAKEVIVVKGADDLKPWFGKLDFMISTVPYAYDMSSYISCVKPYRYFTQVGQPVNGELVINNFNMIFNRVNFNGSLIGGISETQEVMDYCAKNEIYPQIQIIKAQEINDAWDKVIGKQARYRYVIDAATI, from the coding sequence ATGATGAAAAAGACATCAAGAAGAAAGTTTATGAAGCAAACGGCCATAACAGGCTTAGTCGCTTTTAGTCCCTTGCAGCTTTTTTCGCAAAGCCAGGTATCAAAAAGTATGCGCAGTAATGTAAAAACAAAGGGGTTCGCAGGAAAGGACAAACACGGTAAACTGCAGCGCTGGAATTTTGAAAGGCGTCAGGTTGGTGATAACGATATTCTGATCGACATTAAATATTCTGGGATTTGTCATTCCGACATTCATACCATTCGCGGTCATTGGGGGCCACAGCAGTATCCGCAGGTTCCGGGTCATGAAATTGCCGGGATTGTAGCAGCCGTGGGTAAAAACGTTACCAAATTCAAGGTGGGTGATAAAGCCGGTGTTGGCTGTATGGTCAACAGCTGTATGCAATGCGAGAGCTGTAAAAAAGGAGAGGAACATCACTGTGAAACCACCGGTATGACCGGAACCTACGGCAGTCCTGAAAAATCATCACCAACTGGGATTACCCAAGGAGGATATGCCAGTAATATCGTGGTCACCGAGCACTTTGCTATCAAAATTCCGGTAGCAATGGATTTGAAATTCGCCGCTCCACTGCTTTGTGCCGGCATTACAACCTATTCTCCACTGATGAGAGCCGGAATAAAAAAAGGCGATAAAATTGGTGTGGTGGGCATTGGTGGTTTGGGCCATCTGGCTATCAAATTGGCAGTTTCAAAAGGAGCCGATGTTTACGCTTTCACGACATCGGAAAGCAAACGCTCAGACATTCTTTCGTTTGGAGCTAAAGAGGTGATTGTCGTAAAAGGAGCGGATGATCTGAAACCCTGGTTTGGAAAGCTGGATTTTATGATTTCAACCGTTCCTTACGCCTATGATATGTCCAGTTACATTTCCTGTGTAAAACCCTACCGATATTTCACCCAGGTCGGCCAGCCGGTAAACGGTGAACTTGTGATCAATAATTTCAATATGATTTTTAACCGCGTCAATTTCAACGGTTCGCTGATTGGCGGAATATCTGAAACTCAGGAGGTAATGGATTACTGTGCGAAGAACGAAATCTACCCGCAAATACAAATCATCAAAGCCCAAGAGATCAATGATGCCTGGGATAAGGTTATTGGCAAACAGGCCCGTTACCGGTATGTCATTGATGCGGCAACCATTTAA
- a CDS encoding antibiotic biosynthesis monooxygenase translates to MKEHLFADVFESDVLTFQQRELVTISALAAMPGVRTQLQSHVKMGINTGITENQLAELADLIEKFVDRTQANSLREVLAKPGVPIIEPGMLVRISEIEILPAQLTEYHAILKEEAAASIKKEPGVLAIFPMSIKEQPTQIRIIEIYADSAAYQSHLKTPHFLHYKTTTVKMVKSLKLVDMNVLDAETMLQIFKKLK, encoded by the coding sequence TTGAAGGAACATTTGTTTGCCGATGTTTTTGAAAGCGATGTGCTGACCTTTCAACAGCGTGAACTGGTAACCATTTCTGCTCTTGCAGCGATGCCCGGTGTAAGAACACAGCTGCAGTCCCATGTGAAAATGGGAATCAATACCGGTATCACAGAAAACCAACTAGCAGAACTGGCAGACCTGATTGAAAAATTTGTCGACAGGACACAGGCCAATTCATTAAGGGAAGTCCTGGCAAAACCAGGGGTCCCTATCATTGAACCCGGTATGCTGGTTCGCATTTCAGAAATCGAAATTCTGCCCGCTCAGCTGACTGAATATCATGCCATTTTAAAAGAAGAAGCGGCAGCATCGATTAAAAAAGAACCAGGTGTACTCGCCATTTTTCCCATGAGCATTAAAGAGCAGCCAACCCAGATCAGGATTATCGAGATCTATGCCGATAGTGCTGCCTACCAGTCCCATTTAAAAACACCTCATTTCCTGCATTACAAAACAACAACGGTGAAAATGGTCAAGTCATTAAAACTGGTGGATATGAATGTGCTTGACGCAGAGACCATGTTGCAAATCTTTAAAAAACTCAAATGA
- a CDS encoding carboxymuconolactone decarboxylase family protein: MSQAKPFSCALLLVLMFAVTVTKAQTSMDQKKELNLQQQSIVAISALTASGDLENLSKQLDTGLDAGLNVEQVKEILVQLYAYCGFPRSLNGISALMAVTEKRKGERYYR, translated from the coding sequence ATGAGCCAGGCCAAACCATTTTCATGTGCGCTTCTTTTGGTGCTCATGTTCGCTGTAACTGTAACGAAAGCACAAACCTCTATGGATCAAAAAAAAGAGCTAAACCTTCAACAACAAAGCATTGTGGCCATTTCGGCCCTGACAGCCAGCGGGGATCTGGAAAATCTGTCAAAGCAGTTGGACACCGGGCTTGATGCAGGATTGAACGTTGAACAGGTCAAGGAAATTTTGGTGCAGCTGTATGCATATTGTGGTTTTCCAAGAAGTCTGAACGGCATCAGCGCGCTGATGGCTGTCACTGAAAAAAGAAAGGGGGAGCGGTATTACCGATAA
- a CDS encoding helix-turn-helix domain-containing protein — MDQVERIDTVKQYNNWVGADTLHPLVSVVNFNEIPTIQHFRRYMGIYAVFLKNIKCGDMIYGCQPYDYEDGTLVFVSPGQVYGIDSKGKSMKPSGYALIFHPDLITGTHLGKMIREYSFFSYEVNEALHLSKKERETIVDCFEKIRTEIDQNIDKHSKTLIVSNIELFLNYCMRFYDRQFITRTNANKDILVRFEDLLNDYFKSSKAQTLGLPSVAYCAEILCLSPNYFGDLIKKETGNTALDFIQSRLIEEAKVKIFEANTSFGEIAFQLGFKYQQHFTRLFKQKTGLTPNEYRNLN, encoded by the coding sequence ATGGATCAGGTAGAAAGAATAGATACGGTTAAACAGTACAACAACTGGGTGGGCGCCGATACGCTGCATCCTTTGGTAAGTGTGGTTAATTTTAACGAAATTCCCACCATACAACATTTCAGGCGCTATATGGGCATTTACGCTGTATTTTTGAAAAACATCAAATGCGGTGATATGATTTATGGTTGCCAGCCCTACGATTACGAGGACGGAACTTTGGTTTTTGTTTCTCCGGGGCAGGTATATGGAATTGACAGCAAAGGCAAGTCGATGAAACCCTCTGGTTATGCGCTGATCTTCCACCCTGATCTGATTACTGGAACACATCTGGGAAAAATGATTAGAGAATACTCTTTCTTTTCCTATGAAGTCAATGAAGCACTTCATTTGTCAAAAAAAGAAAGAGAAACGATCGTGGATTGTTTTGAAAAGATCAGAACTGAGATCGATCAAAATATCGACAAGCATAGTAAAACCCTGATTGTTTCAAACATTGAGCTGTTTCTTAATTATTGCATGCGGTTTTATGACCGTCAGTTCATCACCCGAACCAACGCGAATAAAGACATTCTGGTACGGTTTGAAGATTTATTAAACGATTATTTCAAATCCTCTAAGGCCCAGACTCTGGGGTTGCCCAGTGTGGCCTACTGCGCGGAAATACTCTGTCTGTCACCAAATTATTTTGGAGACCTTATTAAAAAAGAAACCGGAAACACAGCGCTGGATTTCATTCAATCCAGGTTAATCGAGGAAGCAAAGGTGAAGATTTTCGAAGCCAATACTTCATTTGGCGAAATTGCCTTTCAACTTGGATTCAAATATCAGCAGCATTTCACGCGGCTTTTCAAGCAGAAGACCGGCCTTACCCCTAATGAATACCGGAATTTGAACTGA
- a CDS encoding dihydrofolate reductase family protein has translation MRTVTFGMNISLDGYCDHTIFNPSKEIHDYFTSKMDEVDLLFFGRVMYELMFPYWADVAKKQSGSEHENRFAQKLTAIDRVVVSRSLEHLEDGTRIIHSNPSQELLKLKQQPGKKISVDSVSLLPELIGAGLIDEFHLVIHPGIAGKGRRLLDDGSLQEKLNLKLVDTLTFKSSGCVALHYLKQ, from the coding sequence ATGAGAACTGTAACATTTGGTATGAATATCAGCTTAGATGGGTATTGCGATCACACTATTTTCAATCCCAGCAAAGAGATTCATGATTATTTCACAAGTAAGATGGATGAGGTCGATCTGCTATTTTTCGGCCGTGTCATGTATGAGCTTATGTTTCCGTACTGGGCTGATGTTGCAAAAAAACAATCGGGAAGCGAACATGAAAACCGATTTGCCCAAAAACTTACTGCGATCGACAGAGTTGTTGTTTCAAGATCATTAGAGCATTTGGAAGATGGAACCAGGATTATTCACAGCAATCCTTCCCAGGAGCTGCTCAAATTAAAACAGCAGCCAGGAAAAAAAATATCAGTGGACAGCGTAAGCCTCCTTCCAGAATTGATCGGCGCCGGCCTTATCGATGAATTTCATTTGGTAATTCACCCAGGTATTGCAGGGAAAGGAAGGCGACTGCTGGATGATGGAAGCCTTCAGGAAAAACTTAATTTAAAGCTGGTTGATACCCTGACTTTCAAATCCAGCGGATGTGTGGCGCTTCATTATTTGAAACAGTGA
- a CDS encoding SDR family oxidoreductase — MRVFVTGATGFIGTAIVQELTGAGHQVLGLARSDASAQKLIDAGAQVHRGELEDLDSLRSGAELAEGVIHAGFIHDFTRFEQVCRVDQTAIETIGKVLAGSDRPFIVTSGTALVSPGKLASEDIIPPFNPAWPRASEQAADAVAALGVRAAVIRLSPSVHGDQDKHGFIPILVNIAREKGVSAYIGEGLNRWNAVHRLDAAHLFRLALENTAPGTSSPAARFHASAEEAITVKSIAEAIGNQLNIPVVSLPPQAAAEHFGWFSQMALIDCPASSSWTQQQLNWHPTHSELIADIQNGVYTQ, encoded by the coding sequence ATGCGCGTATTTGTTACAGGAGCCACAGGCTTCATTGGTACTGCCATTGTGCAGGAATTAACTGGCGCCGGCCACCAGGTGTTGGGGCTGGCCCGTTCGGATGCATCCGCCCAAAAACTGATCGATGCCGGCGCACAAGTGCACCGGGGTGAGCTGGAAGATCTTGACAGCCTGCGCAGTGGGGCCGAACTGGCAGAAGGGGTGATCCATGCCGGCTTCATACACGACTTTACCCGTTTTGAACAGGTTTGTCGGGTAGACCAAACAGCCATTGAGACCATCGGCAAAGTACTGGCAGGTTCTGACAGGCCTTTTATTGTAACCTCTGGCACCGCGCTTGTAAGCCCTGGGAAACTGGCCTCCGAAGATATAATTCCGCCTTTTAATCCGGCCTGGCCACGGGCTTCCGAGCAGGCTGCTGATGCCGTAGCTGCACTGGGGGTACGTGCCGCGGTTATCCGCTTATCACCTTCGGTACATGGAGATCAGGACAAACATGGATTTATACCCATACTGGTTAATATTGCCCGTGAGAAAGGAGTTTCAGCCTACATAGGTGAAGGGCTCAACCGATGGAATGCCGTGCACCGTCTGGATGCAGCCCATTTATTCAGGCTGGCCCTGGAAAACACCGCACCGGGAACTTCTTCTCCAGCCGCACGTTTTCATGCTTCTGCCGAAGAGGCCATTACAGTTAAAAGCATCGCAGAAGCGATAGGAAACCAGCTCAATATTCCGGTTGTTTCGCTGCCACCGCAGGCAGCCGCTGAACATTTTGGCTGGTTCTCTCAGATGGCTTTGATTGACTGCCCTGCGTCCAGCAGCTGGACCCAGCAGCAACTAAACTGGCACCCAACGCATTCAGAATTGATTGCAGATATTCAGAACGGTGTTTACACTCAATAA
- a CDS encoding NmrA family NAD(P)-binding protein encodes MKIIVTGSLGNISQPLTDMLIAQGHSVTVISSDPKKKEAIKNLGAIPAIGSMSDVKFLTDSFKGADAVYTMIPLSFTEPDLGAYMRQIAQNYVEAFQEAGTKRVVLLSGWAADLLKDENLEHLFDQLTASVTILRPGAFYTNFYQSMDLIKAKGFMGKFLTLRYSGFWALLTGKTGLLMGNYGGEDRIVFVSPKDIADAVAEELQLMPKEKTIRYVGSQELTCNEAAKIIGTAVGKPWLKWVLLSDKEMLQGLKMAKLPEKLAESLVEMQAAMHSGKTLENFHRSQPKMGKVKLADFAKEFAIAYHKN; translated from the coding sequence ATGAAAATTATAGTAACAGGTTCCTTAGGGAACATAAGCCAGCCGCTGACAGACATGTTGATCGCCCAGGGGCATTCGGTAACCGTTATCAGCAGCGATCCTAAAAAAAAGGAAGCTATCAAAAATTTAGGCGCGATACCGGCCATTGGCTCAATGTCCGATGTTAAGTTTCTTACCGATAGTTTCAAAGGCGCCGACGCAGTTTACACGATGATTCCGCTAAGTTTTACTGAGCCTGACCTAGGCGCATACATGCGCCAGATAGCGCAAAATTATGTAGAGGCTTTTCAGGAAGCTGGAACCAAACGGGTTGTACTGCTCAGCGGCTGGGCAGCGGATCTTCTCAAAGATGAAAACCTGGAACACCTATTTGATCAGCTTACGGCCTCTGTTACGATCTTGCGTCCAGGCGCATTTTATACCAACTTCTACCAGTCTATGGACCTGATCAAAGCCAAAGGATTTATGGGCAAATTTCTGACGCTTCGTTACAGCGGTTTTTGGGCTTTGCTTACCGGCAAGACCGGTCTTCTGATGGGAAATTATGGCGGGGAAGACAGAATTGTTTTCGTATCTCCAAAGGATATCGCCGACGCTGTGGCAGAGGAATTGCAATTGATGCCCAAAGAGAAAACTATCCGTTATGTTGGCAGTCAGGAATTGACCTGTAATGAAGCGGCCAAGATTATCGGAACCGCCGTTGGTAAACCCTGGTTAAAATGGGTTCTGCTCTCAGATAAAGAAATGCTCCAGGGACTCAAGATGGCCAAACTGCCCGAGAAGCTGGCAGAAAGCCTGGTCGAAATGCAGGCAGCCATGCATAGTGGAAAGACCTTGGAGAACTTTCACCGGAGCCAGCCAAAGATGGGTAAAGTAAAACTTGCGGATTTTGCGAAAGAGTTTGCCATAGCTTATCACAAAAATTAA